The following are encoded together in the Desulfovibrio legallii genome:
- the hpt gene encoding hypoxanthine phosphoribosyltransferase produces the protein MSEEAALTPVKALKSVFSQEMIAVRVRELAAEIDALYGQEPLVAVCVLKGGFIFFSDLVRALHNEKMELDFVRLSSYGKKASSSKHVIFSKDVEIDIAGKHVLIVEDIVDSGYSMQFLLGQFAARRPRSVRLAALVDKGERREVDVKVDFAGFKLKEGFIVGYGLDYAEHYRMLPGVYEVTL, from the coding sequence ATGTCTGAAGAGGCCGCCCTGACCCCCGTCAAGGCTTTGAAATCCGTGTTCAGCCAGGAAATGATCGCCGTGCGCGTGCGCGAACTGGCGGCGGAAATCGACGCCCTGTACGGGCAGGAACCCCTGGTGGCCGTGTGCGTGCTCAAGGGGGGCTTCATTTTTTTCAGTGACCTGGTACGCGCCTTGCATAATGAAAAGATGGAACTGGATTTTGTGCGCCTGTCCAGCTATGGCAAAAAGGCGTCCAGCTCCAAGCACGTCATCTTCAGCAAGGATGTGGAGATTGACATTGCCGGCAAGCATGTGCTGATTGTAGAAGATATCGTGGACAGCGGCTACAGCATGCAGTTTTTGCTGGGTCAGTTTGCCGCGCGTCGGCCGCGCAGCGTGCGCCTGGCCGCCTTGGTGGACAAGGGCGAACGGCGCGAGGTGGACGTAAAGGTGGACTTTGCCGGGTTTAAGCTCAAAGAAGGCTTTATTGTTGGCTACGGCCTGGATTATGCCGAGCACTACCGCATGCTGCCCGGCGTTTACGAGGTTACGTTGTAG
- a CDS encoding zinc-ribbon and DUF3426 domain-containing protein — protein MEVKCPHCASRFKLPDQLAKPGVKLRCSVCSTVFPYTPQADNPAQGPLPDMPMKRRRVGGKWVLLLLLALVCAGAGGYWYQTRGAAQRTPPPTEQEIAQKVELLTMRNVRQYYVDNDKVGKVFVIEGRVVNEFPQPKELVTVEAAIYDKDKKPLSVKRQIAGAQLSLFQLQVLSEKEMEAFLTNKVEILTNNSNVPHGGEVPFMVLFYAPPEGVAEFGVRIVDVQDAPAPAAAGGDK, from the coding sequence ATGGAAGTGAAGTGCCCCCACTGCGCCAGCCGTTTCAAGTTGCCGGACCAGCTTGCCAAGCCGGGCGTCAAGCTGCGCTGCTCGGTCTGCTCGACGGTGTTTCCCTATACGCCCCAGGCCGACAATCCGGCTCAGGGGCCGTTGCCGGATATGCCCATGAAGCGCCGCCGCGTGGGCGGCAAGTGGGTCTTGTTACTGCTGCTGGCACTGGTCTGCGCGGGCGCGGGCGGCTATTGGTACCAGACGCGCGGGGCCGCTCAACGAACCCCGCCGCCCACGGAGCAGGAAATCGCCCAAAAGGTGGAACTGCTCACCATGCGCAACGTGCGCCAGTATTATGTGGATAACGACAAGGTAGGCAAGGTCTTTGTTATTGAGGGCCGGGTGGTTAACGAATTTCCGCAGCCCAAGGAATTGGTTACAGTGGAGGCCGCCATCTATGACAAGGACAAGAAACCCCTTTCGGTGAAACGGCAGATAGCCGGGGCGCAGCTTTCGCTCTTTCAGCTGCAGGTGCTGAGTGAAAAGGAGATGGAGGCTTTTCTTACCAACAAGGTGGAAATTCTCACCAACAACAGCAACGTGCCCCACGGGGGCGAAGTGCCGTTTATGGTCTTGTTTTATGCGCCGCCCGAAGGCGTGGCCGAGTTTGGCGTGCGCATTGTGGACGTGCAGGACGCGCCCGCCCCTGCGGCGGCGGGCGGTGACAAGTAA